TGAATTTAGGGGTcaaaaaatataaatgttTAAAAATATATTGTTTAAAGCCATTTTTCTTAAGGAAATGAACACGATTTTCAATTTTATATTATTTCTGATCCATTTTTGCCAATATTTACCCAATAATAACATACTTTCTTACCCACATAGCACTACAAATTAAGTTCATCTCAAAGTAAAAAtcgaaaaaataaattttacgTAAATTTTATTGTCTATACCAATTTATACGAATCTTAAGAACATATTTCATTTACTTTTGTTGAAGATTTTcatatattttcatttataACGACCATTTATTGCATACGAGTATACCAGTAGTAGATTCGAAAAATATCAAATGCAATTTATTGGTCATTGGAAAAATCTAAAATTACGTTAAAAGGGTTTGTATTCTATTCTAGTTCCACAGCTCTAGCTGTTTGTTTCTGATAGGTTTATCACCTcgcaacaaaaatatattttttctttccCAAATACATAGAAATGATATATATCGCCGCAATTTAACCATACACAAATGTTGTCCCCCTTTTAGAATTCTTACAATCAGCAAAATTCTTTAATGAAAAACCCGAAGATGTCAAAACATTCGTCTAACTATACATTTAATACGGATCGTATACGGTATTCTCCCAATTCTGTTTTGTATCTAAACCAACGCTCTAGCACAAAGCAAAGACAAAAttacaaatattttatttgggAAAAATAGTACGAGTATGCAGAAATAAAAAATCTCATTGAAAATTATTTTGTGGTCCTGAAAAGGACCGATTTGTATGAAATTTATATGCGCCTGACGAAGAAATATCAACTTAAGCACGCTCGCCACGGATACGTCTGGCCAGTTGGATGTCCTTGGGCATGATTGTGACACGCTTGGCATGGATGGCGCACAAGTTGGTATCTTCGAAGAGACCGACCAGATAGGCTTCGCTAGCTTCCTGGAGTGCCATTACTGCCGAGCTCTGGAAACGCAAGTCAGTTTTGAAATCCTGAGCGATTTCACGAACCAAACGCTGGAAAGGCAGTTTGCGGATCAGCAGCTCGGTACTCTTCTGGTAGCGACGGATTTCACGGAGGGCAACAGTGCCGGGGCGATAGCGATGAGGTTTCTTCACGCCTCCGGTTGCTGGAGCACTTTTACGTGCGGCCTTGGTAGCCAGTTGTTTGCGCGGCGCCTTGCCACCAGTCGATTTACGAGCAGTCTGCTTGGTACGGGCCATTTTCACTATTCACTTTCAAAGTCTGAATTTGTAATAATCGATGCCGAATCCCGCAACTCACTTATATAGCATTCTTCTGGTGGAGGGTTGAAACGAGAGAGTTGCCGAAGCATGCTATTTCATTTCACGAGCGAGATGCACATATCATTCGGACTCACTCGTGTTTTGATGGTGTTTTGTATAAATACAAGCGATACAAAATGTGGATGGCATTCGTTCTTCGTGTCGTAAAGTGAAACAACATAGTGAAAGAAAATGACTGGTCGTGGTAAAGGTGGCAAAGGCTTGGGAAAGGGAGGCGCTAAGCGTCATCGCAAGGTTCTGCGTGATAACATCCAGGGTATCACGAAGCCCGCTATCCGCCGTTTGGCTCGTCGTGGCGGTGTAAAACGTATCTCGGGACTCATCTACGAGGAAACTCGTGGAGTGCTGAAAGTGTTTTTGGAAAACGTTATCCGTGATGCCGTCACCTACACCGAACATGCCAAGAGGAAGACAGTCACAGCCATGGATGTTGTGTATGCTCTGAAGAGACAAGGCCGCACGCTGTACGGTTTCGGCGGTTAAGAAAATCTGCACAGTCTGCTGTTCAAAAGTAACCATAAATTAAACAATCGGTCCTTTTCAGGACCACAAAATAATCTAGAAGAGAGACATATTTTCAAAATCATGAATCGTACTTGATAATAGTGAAGTAAAAGCAGAATAATGAAAGAAAAAATGAATTGATTGTCGAGTCATTGATTGCAATACGCAATTCCCATctactatgtatgtatgtgcgcTGCATATAgtgtttttctttctttcagtCTAAATGTTCAGCCATCTTTCCAAGATGGGAACTTTTTGGTCGAAAGTATTCTCGTAGATAAACTTGGGTAGAAACATGGGTAGGTAGGTAAAATTTGGGTTCTTTCTTGGCAAGCAAACATTGAATTTCATCCGTTGTTCAGATGAGTCGGACGCAACTGTACTTTCTTTTAGGCCCTgtaccaaaaaaaagaaaaatatgcGTGTTTGGCCTGCAGAAATATGTGCATTTTATTTTAACTGATAATAATGAATGATAATAAATTATGAAAATTCTCTTAATTCTTTAGTCATAGTTTGGTCGTCCTGAAAAGGACGTTTTGGTTTATATATTGTACAAGAAtgtaaattgtttttgctATTGGAACATTTATGCCTTCTTCTCGGTCTTCTTGGGCAGCAGAACGGCCTGGATGTTGGGCAACACACCACCCTGAGCAATGGTGACGCCTGAGAGCAGTTTGTTCAACTCCTCATCG
This region of Drosophila miranda strain MSH22 chromosome 2, D.miranda_PacBio2.1, whole genome shotgun sequence genomic DNA includes:
- the LOC117187313 gene encoding histone H4 encodes the protein MTGRGKGGKGLGKGGAKRHRKVLRDNIQGITKPAIRRLARRGGVKRISGLIYEETRGVLKVFLENVIRDAVTYTEHAKRKTVTAMDVVYALKRQGRTLYGFGG